In Mangifera indica cultivar Alphonso chromosome 1, CATAS_Mindica_2.1, whole genome shotgun sequence, a single genomic region encodes these proteins:
- the LOC123222123 gene encoding NAC domain-containing protein 90-like, translating into MVEDMPPGFRFYPTEVELISFYLHHKLHANSEDFNRIMDQVIPVVNIYDFSPWELPQFSEYLCHKDPEQWFFFVPRRESEVRGGRPNRLTTEGYWKATGSPGFVYTSNRVVGEKRTMVFYRGRAPNGRKTPWKMNEYKAIAGETSTSVRQDFSLCRVYTKSKCLRSFDRRPPPPLTTLQLGAVIDESRAQQVEDHRGDEATNSHHHRTSSQICIVERTNSLDSSSSVDHYGQTSQNDETNNMAVGSDCDHLLWDLDQLDLFCGMR; encoded by the exons atggtAGAGGATATGCCACCTGGGTTTCGTTTTTACCCAACTGAAGTTGAATTGATTTCCTTCTATCTTCATCACAAGCTTCATGCTAACTCAGAGGACTTCAACCGGATTATGGACCAGGTTATACCTGTTGTAAATATTTACGACTTCAGTCCTTGGGAACTTCCAC AATTTTCAGAATACCTGTGCCACAAAGATCCTGAACAATGGTTCTTCTTCGTTCCGAGACGAGAGAGTGAAGTACGGGGAGGAAGACCAAACAGGCTGACAACTGAAGGATATTGGAAAGCTACTGGGTCACCTGGTTTCGTTTACACTTCAAATCGCGTAGTTGGAGAAAAAAGAACAATGGTTTTCTATAGAGGAAGAGCTCCAAATGGAAGAAAAACTCCGTGGAAAATGAATGAATACAAAGCCATTGCAGGAGAAACATCAACATCG GTAAGACAAGATTTCAGTTTGTGCCGGGTGTACACGAAATCGAAATGCTTGCGGTCCTTTGACCGGCGTCCACCTCCACCACTTACAACACTTCAACTGGGAGCAGTAATCGACGAGTCAAGGGCTCAGCAAGTTGAAGATCATCGTGGTGATGAAGCGACAAACTCTCATCATCATCGGACTAGTTCTCAAATATGTATCGTAGAGAGAACAAACTCACTAGACAGTTCATCCTCGGTAGATCACTATGGCCAGACCTCTCAAAATGATGAAACTAACAACATGGCAGTGGGTTCTGATTGTGATCATCTTTTGTGGGATTTGGATCAACTGGATTTGTTCTGCGGCATGCGTTAG